A single genomic interval of Nocardioides palaemonis harbors:
- a CDS encoding DEAD/DEAH box helicase — MGSTIYEVLDELRASAISESDKGSKFERLVKAYLRVDPVFADQFSDVWLWSEYPGRAGKPDTGIDLVAQDRITGDKVAIQCKFFAPTTVVSKQMIDSFLSASGKQSPGTAQPEFKERIVVSTTEKWGSNAEDAIRNQLVPVRRIGMSELESSRVDWSLFSLETPEVLPLQGKKTPRPHQRTAIDKVVAGFGETDRGKLIMACGTGKTFTSLRLAEENVGAGGRVLFLVPSISLLSQTVREWVGEADLPIRPLAVCSDAKSTKRSANADEDISTTDLALPATTDVAVLRKRLADAKADTSALTVVFATYQSIDVVAQAIDGERFDLIVSDEAHRTTGATLAGESESAFVRVHDDDYLRAKKRLYMTATPRIYDDTSRAKAGQSNVVLASMDDEETYGPEFHRLGFGEAVEADLLTDYKVLVLTVDEESVARTFQSQLSDGDHELDLDDAAKIVGCWNGLAKRGKAEHDFADDPEPMRRAVAFAGNIQASKRIEELFTDVTRYYVDQVNLEDESGASPLTCQVRHVDGTFNALERNTRIDWLQAESKPNHARILTNARCLSEGVDVPALDAVMFLSPRKSVVDIIQSVGRVMRKAPGKKFGYIILPVGVPSGMSPEEALRDNKRYAAVWEVLQALRAHDERFDAMVNRIDLTSDRDRKINVIGVGGDDRKDGGQGELQLAFGDLDAWRDAIYSRIVDKVGTRRYWQDWAKSVADIATRQTTRINALLADETSDVSKEFDVFLSGLRGNLNEGISRSDAIDMLAQHLITRPVFNALFEGSQFLDHNPVAKAMERMLAALDEHNVDDENHTLEKFYESVRMRVQGINTAEGRQKIIIELYDTFFATAFKKTVDKLGIVYTPVEIVDFILKSADDVLKQEFGQSLSDEGVHILDGFTGTGTFMVRLLQSGLIKPEDLARKYANELHANEILLLAYYIAAVNIETTYYDVMTQVAAPGRGKHAADPGHEYVEFPGLILTDTFQSWEDDDRQDLDVFPENNERLERLKQLPITVIVGNPPYSSRQESANDDNANRSYAGLDRAIRESFADRSRATNKNSLYDSYIRAIKWASLRIRGNGLVAFVTNSGFINSNTADGMRLALAEEFSTLYILNLRGSALGAGDARQKEGGGVFGAGSRAGVAVTLLIKRSDNLRGPAEIRYSEVGDRLTREQKLTWVSSLPPITQLDARVIAPNADGDWLDQRDHRFGSFLPIGDRSGASIFVDYAMGVATNRDTWVYNYGEKRLGAAMALANQTYAAALDGRRTNDSKKIKWSSSLEGSLERGRVLELSTDPPFRAVYRPFQASLLYADFAWIHRPRTVRDYFPVTGADNLGFYVTAPGATKPFSCLMTDAVPDLNFWGSEGGQFFGRWRYEEQQDDMLSLSEGDDLSANGDRRIDNISEVVEGQFRAAYGEFSKDEIFFYVYGLLHSPEYRETYAADLKKMLPRIPLVEEPWPFVEAGQKLSELHLGYETVTPYPLQGLDGEPVSTSSTSDARYDFFRVQKMAFAKVRDPETKKLVADKTRVVYNSHIELGGIPEAAYRYMLGSRSAVEWIIDRYQVKTDKASGIVNDPNDWSREVSDPRYIIDLLARIVTVSLETMKIVDNLPALAIREDQGN; from the coding sequence ATGGGGTCGACGATCTACGAAGTCCTGGACGAGCTGCGCGCGTCCGCCATCTCGGAGTCCGACAAGGGCAGCAAGTTCGAGCGGCTGGTGAAGGCGTACCTGCGGGTCGACCCCGTCTTCGCGGACCAGTTCTCCGACGTCTGGCTCTGGAGCGAGTACCCCGGACGCGCCGGCAAGCCGGACACCGGCATCGACCTCGTCGCCCAGGACCGCATCACCGGTGACAAGGTCGCCATCCAGTGCAAGTTCTTCGCCCCGACGACGGTCGTCTCGAAGCAGATGATCGACTCGTTCCTCTCGGCGTCCGGCAAGCAGAGCCCCGGGACGGCGCAGCCGGAGTTCAAGGAGCGCATCGTCGTCTCCACCACGGAGAAGTGGGGCAGCAACGCCGAGGACGCGATCCGCAACCAGCTCGTCCCGGTGCGCCGTATCGGGATGAGCGAGCTCGAGTCGTCACGCGTCGACTGGTCGTTGTTCTCGCTCGAGACCCCCGAGGTCCTCCCGCTCCAGGGCAAGAAGACCCCGCGGCCCCACCAGCGCACCGCGATCGACAAGGTCGTCGCCGGCTTCGGCGAGACCGATCGCGGCAAGCTCATCATGGCCTGCGGAACGGGCAAGACCTTCACGTCGCTGCGCCTGGCGGAGGAGAACGTCGGCGCGGGCGGTCGCGTGCTGTTCCTCGTGCCGTCGATCAGCCTGTTGTCGCAGACCGTGCGCGAGTGGGTCGGGGAGGCCGACCTGCCGATCCGGCCGCTCGCGGTCTGCTCCGACGCGAAGTCGACGAAGCGCTCGGCCAACGCCGACGAGGACATCTCGACCACCGACCTCGCCCTGCCAGCGACCACGGACGTCGCTGTCCTCCGAAAGCGTCTGGCGGATGCAAAGGCGGACACGTCCGCGTTGACCGTCGTCTTCGCGACCTATCAGTCGATCGACGTCGTCGCCCAGGCGATCGACGGCGAGAGGTTCGACCTGATCGTCTCCGACGAGGCCCATCGCACCACCGGCGCGACGCTCGCCGGCGAGTCCGAGTCGGCCTTCGTCCGGGTCCACGACGATGACTACCTCCGAGCGAAGAAGCGGCTCTACATGACCGCCACGCCTCGGATCTACGACGACACCTCGCGCGCCAAGGCGGGCCAGTCGAACGTCGTCCTGGCGTCCATGGACGACGAGGAGACCTACGGTCCCGAGTTCCATCGGCTCGGGTTCGGCGAGGCGGTCGAGGCCGACCTGCTCACCGACTACAAGGTCCTTGTCCTCACAGTGGATGAGGAGTCCGTCGCCCGCACCTTCCAGTCCCAGCTCTCCGACGGCGACCACGAGCTCGACCTCGACGACGCTGCGAAGATCGTCGGCTGCTGGAACGGGCTGGCCAAGCGCGGCAAGGCCGAGCACGACTTCGCCGACGACCCCGAGCCGATGCGGCGAGCCGTCGCGTTCGCCGGCAACATTCAGGCGTCGAAGCGGATCGAGGAGCTCTTCACCGACGTCACCCGCTACTACGTCGACCAGGTCAACCTCGAGGACGAGTCGGGCGCGTCGCCGCTGACCTGCCAGGTCCGCCACGTCGACGGCACCTTCAACGCCTTGGAGCGCAACACGCGGATCGACTGGCTGCAGGCGGAGTCCAAGCCCAACCACGCCAGGATCCTCACCAATGCTCGCTGCCTCTCCGAGGGCGTCGACGTGCCCGCGCTCGACGCGGTGATGTTCCTGTCGCCGCGCAAGTCCGTCGTCGACATCATCCAGTCGGTCGGTCGCGTGATGCGCAAGGCGCCGGGCAAGAAGTTCGGCTACATCATCCTGCCTGTCGGCGTCCCGTCCGGGATGTCGCCGGAGGAGGCGCTGCGCGACAACAAGCGGTATGCAGCCGTGTGGGAGGTCCTGCAGGCGCTTCGGGCCCACGACGAGCGCTTCGACGCAATGGTCAACCGCATCGACCTGACGTCCGACCGAGACCGCAAGATCAACGTGATCGGCGTCGGCGGTGATGACCGCAAGGACGGCGGTCAGGGTGAGCTGCAGCTCGCCTTCGGCGACCTGGACGCCTGGCGCGACGCGATCTACTCCAGGATCGTCGACAAGGTCGGCACCCGACGCTACTGGCAGGACTGGGCGAAGTCGGTTGCCGACATCGCCACCCGCCAGACGACCCGGATCAACGCACTGCTGGCCGACGAGACCTCGGACGTCTCGAAGGAGTTCGACGTCTTCCTCAGCGGCCTGCGCGGCAACCTGAATGAGGGGATCAGCCGCAGCGACGCGATCGACATGCTCGCTCAGCACCTGATCACACGCCCGGTGTTCAACGCGCTCTTCGAGGGCTCGCAGTTCCTCGACCACAACCCCGTGGCCAAGGCGATGGAGCGGATGCTCGCCGCGCTCGACGAGCACAACGTCGACGACGAGAACCACACGCTCGAGAAGTTCTACGAGTCGGTCCGGATGCGCGTCCAGGGCATCAACACCGCCGAGGGTCGCCAGAAGATCATCATCGAGCTCTACGACACCTTCTTCGCCACGGCCTTCAAGAAGACCGTGGACAAGCTCGGCATCGTCTACACCCCGGTCGAGATCGTCGACTTCATCCTCAAGTCGGCAGACGACGTGCTCAAGCAGGAGTTCGGCCAGAGCCTCAGCGACGAGGGCGTGCACATCCTCGACGGCTTCACCGGCACCGGTACCTTCATGGTCCGCCTTCTCCAATCAGGGCTGATCAAGCCGGAGGACCTCGCCCGCAAGTACGCCAACGAGCTGCACGCCAACGAGATCCTGCTGTTGGCCTACTACATCGCCGCGGTCAACATTGAGACGACGTACTACGACGTGATGACGCAGGTCGCTGCGCCGGGCCGTGGCAAGCATGCCGCCGATCCGGGCCACGAGTACGTCGAGTTCCCCGGCCTGATCCTGACCGACACCTTCCAGTCCTGGGAGGACGACGACCGCCAGGACCTCGACGTCTTCCCGGAGAACAACGAGCGCCTCGAGCGGCTCAAGCAGCTACCGATCACGGTGATCGTCGGCAATCCGCCCTACTCCTCACGGCAGGAATCTGCGAACGACGACAACGCCAACCGATCGTATGCCGGGCTCGACCGTGCCATCCGAGAGTCATTTGCTGACCGGTCGCGCGCTACCAACAAAAACTCTCTCTATGACTCATATATACGCGCGATCAAGTGGGCGTCCCTCAGAATCCGTGGAAATGGATTGGTGGCATTCGTAACAAATAGCGGATTTATCAACTCAAATACGGCGGATGGCATGCGCCTTGCTCTTGCGGAAGAATTTTCGACACTTTACATTCTGAATCTTCGGGGAAGTGCGCTCGGCGCTGGTGACGCTCGCCAGAAGGAAGGTGGCGGAGTTTTTGGTGCCGGTAGCCGAGCAGGTGTCGCAGTGACCCTCTTGATCAAGCGCAGTGACAACCTCCGCGGTCCCGCGGAGATTCGCTACTCGGAGGTGGGCGACCGGCTCACGAGAGAACAGAAGTTGACATGGGTTTCATCCCTACCACCCATTACGCAACTCGACGCTCGTGTGATCGCCCCGAACGCTGACGGTGACTGGCTCGATCAACGGGACCACAGATTTGGATCTTTCTTGCCAATCGGTGATCGATCTGGAGCATCTATATTCGTTGACTACGCCATGGGCGTTGCCACTAATCGCGACACGTGGGTGTACAACTATGGCGAGAAGCGGCTAGGTGCAGCCATGGCGCTCGCTAATCAAACCTACGCAGCCGCGCTCGATGGACGGCGAACCAACGATTCGAAGAAGATCAAGTGGTCCTCCTCTCTGGAAGGGTCTTTGGAGCGTGGTCGCGTGCTTGAGCTTTCGACGGATCCCCCTTTTAGAGCGGTTTATAGGCCCTTCCAAGCGTCGCTACTCTACGCCGACTTCGCGTGGATTCATCGTCCTAGGACCGTGCGCGACTACTTCCCCGTCACCGGCGCAGATAATCTGGGCTTCTATGTCACGGCCCCGGGTGCCACTAAACCGTTTTCGTGCCTTATGACAGACGCCGTTCCCGACCTCAATTTCTGGGGTTCAGAGGGGGGGCAATTCTTCGGTCGGTGGCGCTACGAGGAACAACAAGATGACATGCTCTCGCTTTCCGAAGGTGACGACCTGTCGGCGAACGGCGATCGTAGGATCGACAACATCTCGGAAGTTGTCGAGGGTCAATTTCGAGCAGCATATGGCGAGTTCTCAAAGGACGAGATCTTCTTCTACGTCTACGGCCTCCTGCACTCACCGGAGTATCGCGAGACCTACGCCGCCGACCTCAAGAAGATGCTGCCCCGCATCCCCCTGGTAGAGGAACCGTGGCCATTCGTCGAGGCGGGCCAGAAGCTGTCGGAGCTTCACTTGGGCTACGAGACCGTGACGCCGTACCCGCTCCAGGGCCTCGACGGTGAGCCGGTTTCGACAAGCTCAACCAGCGATGCGAGGTACGACTTCTTCCGGGTCCAGAAGATGGCTTTCGCCAAGGTCCGTGACCCCGAGACCAAGAAGCTCGTCGCCGACAAGACCAGGGTCGTCTACAACTCCCACATCGAGCTCGGCGGGATCCCTGAGGCGGCGTACCGCTACATGCTCGGCTCCCGCTCGGCCGTGGAGTGGATCATCGATCGCTACCAAGTGAAGACCGACAAGGCGTCGGGAATTGTCAACGACCCCAACGACTGGTCGAGGGAAGTGTCGGACCCTCGCTACATCATCGACCTGCTCGCCCGCATCGTCACGGTGAGCCTCGAGACGATGAAGATCGTCGACAACCTGCCCGCACTCGCCATTCGCGAGGACCAGGGCAACTAA
- a CDS encoding DUF726 domain-containing protein encodes MADVAYQPRGRDGFECTVEKGGLSITVSGTLEDVTPAVHGDSELTSNAALVTNAWAYAKHEAFRRRLRSEERRKSHQEQAGAHQWAAAVIADMVTELGGETRLGWCSACFTQAEHRAVKAFRGPARTYLCGSCGAPTIACATPSCKHMSNRGTSALTKPRYCAEHRHEVAGFDKMASAVGSVDDWADWLTYESMNLSRTSKVVGAMVVSAAVVGPAAWLAAPAIGGALGGMTGLYGAAATSHGLAMLGGGSVAAGGLGMAGGTAVVSAVGAGLGGTIGATATSAYVGADSSFRVEKLRDGVGAPVLLASGFLTDKDDGWGTWRRLIDDRYPDRPVYRIHWGAKELKVFGSLAAAGAGKAAGMAFAKKAASVATKKAAGRASWFGWLLLAKDVAANPWSVAKARAGMTGAVLADLISRTDEPAFVLVGHSLGARVMTTAAQLLGTRSGTPKLEDVHLLGAAVGAKGDWRTLNDSVSGTVWNYWSANDMVLKYLYAAGSAGEQAAGQAGFQTKFPRIKNRSVTRSVPGHSAYFTKTQLGA; translated from the coding sequence ATGGCCGATGTGGCCTATCAGCCGCGCGGGCGCGACGGCTTTGAGTGCACGGTTGAAAAAGGTGGGCTCTCAATCACCGTCTCGGGGACCCTCGAGGACGTCACGCCAGCCGTGCACGGTGATTCGGAGCTGACGAGCAACGCTGCGCTGGTGACCAACGCGTGGGCGTATGCGAAGCACGAGGCGTTCCGCCGGCGCCTTCGGTCGGAGGAGAGGCGCAAAAGCCACCAGGAGCAGGCCGGAGCGCACCAGTGGGCAGCTGCGGTCATCGCGGACATGGTGACTGAGCTCGGCGGCGAGACCCGCCTGGGCTGGTGCTCGGCGTGCTTCACGCAGGCAGAGCACCGCGCGGTGAAGGCCTTCCGCGGGCCGGCGAGGACCTACCTGTGCGGATCATGCGGTGCGCCCACGATCGCGTGCGCTACGCCGTCCTGCAAGCACATGTCCAACCGCGGGACATCGGCGCTCACCAAGCCCCGCTACTGCGCTGAACACCGTCACGAGGTGGCTGGTTTCGACAAGATGGCATCTGCCGTCGGGTCCGTCGACGACTGGGCTGACTGGCTGACGTACGAGTCCATGAACCTCTCGCGCACCTCGAAGGTGGTAGGGGCGATGGTGGTCTCTGCGGCTGTCGTCGGACCTGCTGCTTGGCTGGCCGCACCGGCGATCGGAGGCGCACTGGGTGGCATGACGGGCCTTTACGGCGCCGCTGCGACAAGTCATGGGCTGGCCATGCTGGGTGGCGGCTCGGTGGCCGCCGGTGGACTTGGAATGGCGGGCGGAACAGCCGTGGTCTCAGCCGTAGGCGCCGGGCTGGGAGGCACGATCGGTGCGACGGCGACGTCCGCCTACGTTGGCGCTGACTCGTCCTTCCGAGTGGAGAAGCTGCGTGACGGCGTCGGAGCGCCAGTCTTGCTGGCGAGCGGATTTCTGACCGACAAGGACGACGGGTGGGGTACGTGGAGACGGTTGATCGACGACCGGTACCCCGACCGTCCTGTGTACCGCATCCACTGGGGCGCGAAGGAGCTCAAGGTCTTCGGTTCGCTCGCCGCGGCCGGTGCCGGCAAGGCGGCGGGGATGGCCTTTGCCAAGAAAGCGGCCAGCGTTGCCACGAAGAAGGCTGCAGGCCGTGCCTCCTGGTTCGGATGGCTCCTCCTCGCCAAGGACGTTGCGGCCAACCCATGGTCGGTGGCGAAAGCGCGCGCGGGCATGACAGGAGCCGTCCTGGCTGACCTCATCTCGCGGACGGACGAGCCGGCTTTCGTGCTGGTCGGCCATAGCCTGGGGGCGCGCGTGATGACGACGGCAGCCCAATTGTTGGGCACCCGATCTGGCACCCCAAAGCTCGAGGACGTCCATCTCCTCGGGGCTGCTGTCGGTGCGAAGGGTGACTGGCGCACGCTCAACGACTCCGTGAGCGGCACGGTCTGGAACTACTGGTCGGCCAACGACATGGTCCTGAAGTACCTCTACGCCGCAGGTTCCGCGGGCGAGCAAGCTGCGGGACAGGCCGGTTTCCAGACCAAGTTCCCCAGGATCAAGAACCGAAGCGTGACCCGCAGCGTGCCGGGCCATTCGGCGTACTTCACTAAGACTCAACTCGGTGCGTGA